The following are encoded together in the Serratia sp. UGAL515B_01 genome:
- a CDS encoding YfcZ/YiiS family protein translates to MSDAINKCNAQETAACCCVDVGTVMDNTDCTASYSQVFINQQDAEKALAALTEKARGVESDPCDISSSIKPVDGGVKLDVHFTFCCQAETLIFQLGLR, encoded by the coding sequence ATGTCAGATGCAATCAATAAGTGTAACGCTCAGGAAACCGCAGCTTGCTGCTGTGTGGATGTCGGTACTGTGATGGATAACACGGATTGTACCGCTTCCTATAGCCAGGTGTTTATCAATCAGCAAGATGCTGAGAAAGCGTTGGCGGCATTAACTGAAAAGGCTCGTGGCGTTGAGTCTGATCCCTGTGATATCAGCAGTAGTATTAAACCCGTTGATGGTGGGGTAAAGCTGGATGTCCATTTCACCTTCTGCTGTCAGGCAGAAACGCTGATATTCCAGTTAGGTCTGCGTTAA
- the sixA gene encoding phosphohistidine phosphatase SixA, with product MQVLIMRHGEAALDAASDSVRPLTVCGRDESRQMAIWLNSKSVDIERVLVSPYLRAEQTLETVREALILPEGQEVMPELTPSGDAELVSCYLLALAKEGVRAVLLVSHLPLVGYLVAELCPSECPPMFATSAIASVEVDCDSGSGKLEWQVSPSQIVAKV from the coding sequence ATGCAAGTTTTGATTATGCGTCATGGAGAGGCGGCACTTGATGCAGCCAGCGATTCAGTAAGACCCCTTACTGTTTGTGGCCGTGATGAGTCACGCCAGATGGCAATCTGGCTGAACAGCAAGTCAGTAGATATTGAACGGGTGCTTGTCAGCCCTTATTTACGGGCCGAGCAGACGTTGGAAACAGTACGCGAAGCGTTAATACTGCCAGAAGGCCAAGAGGTCATGCCTGAACTGACGCCAAGCGGCGATGCAGAGCTGGTGAGTTGCTATCTGCTTGCACTGGCCAAAGAGGGAGTGAGGGCAGTACTGCTTGTCTCTCATTTACCATTGGTGGGCTATTTGGTGGCTGAACTGTGTCCAAGCGAATGCCCGCCAATGTTTGCTACCTCTGCGATTGCCAGCGTCGAAGTTGATTGTGATAGTGGCAGCGGTAAGCTGGAATGGCAGGTTAGCCCATCACAGATTGTTGCCAAGGTTTGA
- the mepA gene encoding penicillin-insensitive murein endopeptidase: MKNGIFGLIALMVSGSVMALTPWQKIDHPVSGDPQAVGGFSNGCIIGAQPLPLNSPDYQVMRTDQRRYFGHPDLLAFIQRLSNKANQKALGTVLIGDMAMPAGGRFSSGHASHQSGLDVDIWLQLPRQRWSEQQLLKPQPIDLVSANGKQVVDRHWQPQIESLIKIAAQDSEVTRIFVNPAIKLRLCQDAGADRSWLHKVRPWFGHRAHMHVRLRCPVGNPECLDQDAPPAGDGCGAELVSWFKPPQPNANPTKTEPPPLPPSCQALLDNHFNRR; encoded by the coding sequence ATGAAGAATGGGATATTTGGTCTTATTGCCCTTATGGTGTCAGGCTCGGTAATGGCATTGACGCCGTGGCAAAAAATCGATCATCCGGTCAGCGGTGATCCACAGGCCGTGGGGGGCTTTTCTAACGGCTGTATCATCGGCGCCCAGCCTCTGCCGTTGAATTCACCGGATTATCAGGTGATGCGTACCGATCAGCGGCGTTACTTTGGTCACCCGGATCTACTAGCATTCATTCAACGCTTAAGTAACAAGGCTAACCAAAAAGCCTTAGGGACTGTGTTGATCGGTGACATGGCGATGCCAGCAGGTGGGCGCTTCAGTAGTGGCCATGCCAGCCACCAATCCGGGTTGGATGTGGATATCTGGTTGCAGTTGCCGCGTCAGCGTTGGAGCGAGCAGCAACTGCTTAAACCGCAGCCAATCGATCTGGTGTCTGCTAACGGCAAACAGGTGGTAGATCGCCACTGGCAGCCGCAGATAGAGTCGTTGATCAAGATAGCGGCGCAGGACAGTGAAGTTACGCGTATCTTCGTCAACCCGGCGATCAAACTGCGTTTATGTCAGGATGCGGGAGCCGATCGCAGTTGGTTGCATAAGGTTCGCCCGTGGTTTGGTCACCGAGCGCATATGCACGTGCGTTTACGCTGCCCGGTGGGTAACCCGGAGTGTTTGGATCAGGATGCACCGCCAGCGGGTGACGGCTGTGGCGCTGAATTGGTCAGTTGGTTTAAACCACCGCAACCCAATGCTAATCCAACCAAGACTGAGCCACCACCGCTTCCACCATCCTGCCAGGCGTTGCTGGACAACCACTTTAACCGACGTTGA
- a CDS encoding sulfite exporter TauE/SafE family protein → MDGLVLGPELLGILFFVAMFAGFIDSIAGGGGLLTVPALLAAGVPPAQALATNKLQAVGGSFSASLYFIRRGAVDLNTQKLTIFLTLLGSVVGAMLVQHIRADLLRQMLPLLVIGIGLYFLLTPRLGANDRQRRLGALPFGLVAGACVGFYDGFFGPGAGSFYALAYVTLYGFNLAKATAHAKVLNFTSNVGSLVLFIIGGKVIWTIGLVMLVGQVFGARMGAHMVLTRGHKLIRPMIVMVSLVMSCKLLYDNHGSEIQQWLALLF, encoded by the coding sequence ATGGATGGGCTGGTGTTGGGTCCTGAATTACTCGGGATACTGTTTTTTGTAGCAATGTTTGCCGGGTTTATTGACTCTATTGCAGGCGGTGGTGGGCTTTTGACCGTACCTGCTCTGCTGGCTGCCGGAGTCCCCCCCGCTCAGGCGTTGGCCACCAACAAATTGCAGGCGGTTGGCGGATCGTTTTCCGCTAGCCTGTATTTTATCCGCCGTGGTGCTGTGGATCTTAATACTCAGAAACTCACCATTTTCCTTACGCTGTTGGGCTCTGTAGTGGGGGCGATGCTGGTTCAGCACATAAGAGCCGACTTGCTGCGTCAAATGCTGCCTTTGTTGGTGATCGGGATTGGCCTCTATTTTCTACTGACCCCAAGGCTGGGAGCCAATGACCGCCAACGTCGATTGGGTGCTTTGCCATTTGGCCTGGTTGCAGGTGCTTGCGTGGGTTTTTATGACGGCTTTTTTGGTCCAGGAGCGGGTTCCTTTTATGCATTGGCTTATGTGACGCTGTATGGTTTTAACTTGGCGAAAGCGACCGCTCATGCCAAGGTTCTGAATTTCACGTCCAATGTGGGCAGCCTGGTGCTGTTTATTATTGGCGGCAAAGTAATATGGACCATTGGTTTAGTCATGTTGGTGGGTCAGGTTTTTGGCGCCCGCATGGGGGCCCATATGGTTTTGACGCGCGGCCATAAACTGATTCGGCCAATGATCGTAATGGTTTCACTGGTCATGAGTTGCAAGTTGCTTTATGACAATCACGGCAGCGAAATCCAGCAGTGGTTGGCGTTGCTCTTTTAA
- the aroC gene encoding chorismate synthase, whose translation MAGNSIGQFFRVTTFGESHGVALGCIVDGVPPGIPLTEADLQKDLDRRRPGTSRYTTQRREPDQVRILSGVFEGITTGTSIGLIIENTDQRSQDYSAIKDVFRPGHADYTYEQKYGVRDYRGGGRSSARETAMRVAAGAIAKKYLAQRFGVNVRAYLAQIGDVCCELKDWEQVEQNPFFCPDPDKLEALDELMRALKKEGDSIGAKITVVAENVPVGLGEPVFDRLDADLAHALMSINAVKGVEIGDGFAVVAKRGSENRDEITPAGFQSNHAGGILGGISSGQPVIAHLALKPTSSIMVPGRTINRQGEAIEMVTRGRHDPCVGIRAVPIAEAMTAIVLMDHLLRQRAQNGDVISDVPRW comes from the coding sequence ATGGCAGGGAACAGTATTGGGCAGTTTTTCCGCGTCACTACATTTGGTGAATCTCACGGTGTGGCGCTGGGATGTATCGTAGACGGTGTGCCACCGGGCATCCCACTGACAGAAGCCGATTTGCAAAAGGATCTCGATCGTCGCCGTCCGGGTACTTCACGCTATACCACACAGCGGCGTGAACCGGATCAGGTGCGCATTCTCTCCGGGGTGTTTGAAGGCATTACCACAGGCACCAGTATCGGTTTGATTATCGAAAACACCGATCAGCGTTCTCAAGATTACAGTGCCATTAAGGATGTATTCCGTCCGGGGCATGCTGATTATACCTATGAACAGAAATATGGCGTGCGTGATTACCGTGGCGGTGGCCGCTCTTCGGCACGTGAAACCGCTATGCGTGTTGCTGCTGGTGCTATCGCCAAGAAATATCTGGCGCAGAGATTCGGTGTTAATGTGCGTGCATATCTTGCGCAGATCGGTGACGTATGTTGTGAACTGAAAGATTGGGAACAGGTTGAACAAAACCCGTTCTTCTGCCCGGACCCAGACAAGCTAGAGGCGCTGGACGAACTGATGCGTGCGCTGAAGAAAGAGGGCGACTCCATCGGCGCTAAAATTACTGTGGTGGCTGAAAATGTCCCTGTGGGCCTGGGTGAACCGGTGTTTGATCGTCTGGATGCCGATCTGGCACACGCATTGATGAGCATCAACGCGGTGAAGGGCGTAGAAATTGGTGATGGTTTTGCCGTTGTCGCCAAGCGTGGTAGCGAAAACCGTGACGAAATCACCCCAGCGGGTTTCCAGAGCAACCATGCCGGCGGGATCCTCGGCGGGATCAGCAGTGGCCAACCGGTGATTGCTCACCTGGCATTGAAGCCAACCTCCAGCATCATGGTGCCGGGCAGGACCATTAACCGCCAAGGTGAAGCCATAGAGATGGTAACCCGCGGTCGTCACGATCCCTGTGTAGGGATCCGCGCAGTGCCGATTGCCGAAGCAATGACGGCGATTGTGTTGATGGATCATCTGCTGCGCCAGCGTGCACAAAATGGTGATGTAATTTCAGACGTTCCACGCTGGTAA
- the fadJ gene encoding fatty acid oxidation complex subunit alpha FadJ: MSIDNTLHDQQATPSAFHLTLRPDNIGVITINVPGEKVNTLKAEFVEQVNDVLLKAQQLTTLEGLVILSGKADSFIAGADITMIAACNTAKEAEALAKKGQKTLAQIAAFPVPVVAAIHGACLGGGLELALACHSRVCSLDDKTQLGLPEVQLGLLPGSGGTQRLPGLIGTSKALDMILTGKSVRARQALKMGLVDDAVPHAILLQTAIERVKQGKQLRRALPWQERLLNGPLGRRLLFSLVRKKTQEKTHGNYPATERIIQVVLTGLEQGSKSGYEAESRAFGELAMSPQSAALRSLFFASTALKKEYGSDAKPRDLHRIGVLGGGLMGGGIACVTATRAGLPVRIKDVNEQGINQALKYTWDLLSKRVRSKRMRTAERQKQMMLISGSTDYSGFAGVDIVVEAVFEDIALKQQMVAEIEHYAAPHTIFASNTSSLPIGQIAANAIRPQQVIGLHYFSPVDKMPLVEVIPHATTSEETLATTIALAQKQGKTAIVVADRAGFYVNRILAPYINEAARCLLEGEPIESLDQALVDFGFPVGPMMLLDEVGIDVGTKIIPILTAELGPRFAAPAAFEAVLKDGRKGRKNGRGFYLYPAQGKQRQKRKRADSTIYALLGVTAKAHMEHKVIAQRCVMMMLNEAARCLHEGVIRSARDGDIGAVFGIGFPPFLGGPFRYMDQLGVEKLVQTLRYLQQHHGEHFAPCERLQYMAQKGERFYPQGS, from the coding sequence ATGAGTATCGATAACACATTGCATGATCAGCAAGCCACGCCTTCGGCGTTTCATCTAACGCTACGTCCAGACAATATTGGCGTTATCACCATAAATGTACCCGGGGAGAAAGTTAATACGCTGAAAGCGGAGTTTGTCGAACAGGTCAACGATGTACTGTTGAAAGCGCAGCAACTGACCACGCTTGAAGGATTAGTGATCTTGTCTGGTAAGGCTGATTCTTTTATCGCTGGCGCAGATATTACTATGATCGCTGCCTGCAATACGGCCAAAGAGGCAGAGGCACTGGCGAAGAAAGGGCAGAAGACGTTGGCACAGATTGCCGCATTCCCAGTGCCTGTCGTTGCAGCTATTCATGGTGCTTGCTTGGGGGGCGGTCTAGAGTTGGCGCTGGCTTGTCACAGCCGCGTTTGCTCGCTGGATGATAAAACGCAGCTCGGCCTGCCAGAAGTACAACTTGGTCTGTTGCCAGGGTCTGGCGGTACTCAGCGTCTACCTGGCTTGATTGGCACCAGCAAAGCGTTGGATATGATCCTGACTGGAAAATCTGTCCGTGCGCGTCAGGCGTTAAAGATGGGGTTGGTGGATGATGCTGTGCCACACGCTATCTTACTGCAAACTGCGATTGAACGCGTGAAGCAAGGCAAGCAATTACGCCGCGCTTTGCCGTGGCAGGAACGTTTGCTCAACGGCCCATTGGGTAGAAGGTTGCTGTTTAGCCTGGTGCGTAAGAAAACGCAGGAGAAAACCCACGGCAATTACCCGGCAACAGAGCGTATTATTCAGGTCGTTCTTACCGGTCTGGAACAGGGCAGTAAAAGCGGATATGAAGCCGAGTCCCGTGCTTTCGGTGAACTGGCAATGTCACCACAATCGGCAGCATTGCGCAGCCTGTTCTTTGCTTCAACCGCGTTGAAAAAAGAGTATGGAAGTGACGCTAAACCTCGCGATCTGCATCGTATCGGTGTGCTGGGCGGAGGCTTGATGGGGGGCGGCATTGCCTGTGTCACTGCCACCCGCGCCGGGTTGCCGGTGCGAATTAAAGATGTGAATGAGCAGGGTATCAACCAGGCGTTAAAGTATACTTGGGATCTGCTGAGCAAAAGGGTACGCAGTAAGCGTATGCGGACAGCAGAACGCCAGAAACAGATGATGCTTATCTCTGGTTCAACCGACTATAGCGGTTTTGCTGGTGTAGACATTGTTGTGGAAGCCGTATTTGAAGATATTGCACTCAAACAGCAGATGGTAGCTGAGATTGAACACTATGCTGCGCCGCACACTATTTTTGCCTCTAATACATCGTCTTTACCGATTGGCCAGATTGCGGCTAATGCTATCAGGCCACAGCAGGTTATTGGTCTACATTACTTCAGCCCGGTTGATAAGATGCCGTTGGTAGAGGTTATTCCGCATGCCACGACCAGTGAAGAAACCCTCGCGACGACGATTGCACTAGCACAAAAACAGGGGAAAACGGCGATAGTGGTTGCCGATCGGGCAGGTTTTTATGTGAACCGAATTCTGGCTCCCTATATTAATGAAGCTGCGCGCTGCCTGTTGGAGGGGGAGCCAATTGAATCCTTGGACCAAGCATTAGTCGATTTCGGTTTTCCTGTCGGCCCAATGATGCTGTTGGATGAAGTCGGTATAGATGTGGGCACCAAAATTATCCCAATATTGACGGCGGAGTTGGGGCCGCGGTTTGCTGCCCCGGCTGCGTTTGAAGCCGTACTGAAGGATGGCCGTAAAGGACGCAAGAATGGACGCGGTTTTTATCTTTACCCAGCGCAAGGGAAACAGCGGCAGAAGCGCAAACGTGCCGATAGCACGATTTATGCACTGCTGGGGGTAACCGCCAAAGCACATATGGAGCATAAGGTGATTGCACAGCGCTGTGTGATGATGATGCTCAATGAGGCTGCTCGTTGCTTGCACGAAGGTGTCATCCGTAGTGCACGTGATGGGGATATTGGCGCTGTGTTTGGGATTGGTTTCCCGCCTTTTCTCGGCGGCCCCTTCCGTTATATGGATCAACTTGGAGTAGAGAAACTGGTGCAAACCCTACGGTATCTGCAGCAGCATCATGGCGAGCATTTTGCCCCGTGCGAACGCCTGCAATACATGGCCCAGAAAGGGGAACGTTTCTACCCACAAGGAAGTTAG
- the fadI gene encoding acetyl-CoA C-acyltransferase FadI, which translates to MSKPLPLVTRHGDRIAIVRGLRTPFAKQATVYHGIPAVDLGKTTVSELLARSNIDPALVEQLVFGQVVQMPEAPNIAREIVLGTGMSVSTDAYSVSRACATSFQAIANVAESIMAGSISIGIAGGADSSSVLPIGVSKALARTLVDVNKARSLSQRLKLFSKLRFRDLLPVPPAVAEYSTGLRMGDTAEQMAKSHGITREQQDALAHRSHQLAAKAWEQGLLQDEVMIAYVPPYETPLHEDNNIRKNSSLDSYVRLKPAFDRKHGSVTAANSTPLTDGAAAVLMMSESRAKELGLEPLGYLRSFAFAAIDVWEDMLLGPSYATPLALDRAGITLADLTLIDMHEAFASQTLANLKMFASNEFAQQKLGREQAIGEVDMEKFNVLGGSIAYGHPFAATGARMITQTLRELKRRGGGLGLATACAAGGLGAAMIVEVE; encoded by the coding sequence ATGAGTAAGCCATTACCGTTGGTTACACGTCATGGGGATCGCATCGCGATTGTTCGGGGATTACGTACACCTTTTGCCAAACAGGCGACCGTCTATCACGGCATTCCTGCAGTGGATCTTGGCAAAACGACGGTAAGCGAATTACTGGCACGAAGCAACATCGATCCTGCATTGGTCGAGCAACTGGTGTTTGGCCAGGTGGTTCAGATGCCAGAAGCGCCAAATATTGCGCGGGAAATTGTGCTCGGTACCGGTATGAGCGTCAGTACTGATGCTTACAGTGTTTCGCGCGCTTGTGCTACCAGCTTTCAGGCAATCGCTAACGTAGCTGAAAGCATTATGGCAGGCAGTATCAGTATCGGTATTGCTGGCGGAGCTGACTCTTCTTCTGTGCTGCCGATAGGTGTCAGCAAAGCCCTGGCAAGAACGCTGGTGGATGTGAACAAGGCGCGTAGCCTATCACAACGGTTGAAGCTGTTTAGCAAGCTCAGATTTCGCGATTTGTTGCCGGTTCCACCCGCTGTAGCCGAGTATTCCACTGGTTTGCGCATGGGAGATACCGCGGAACAAATGGCTAAAAGCCATGGTATAACCCGTGAACAACAGGATGCCTTGGCGCATCGTTCGCACCAGTTGGCTGCCAAAGCCTGGGAACAAGGGCTACTGCAAGACGAAGTGATGATCGCCTATGTGCCGCCTTACGAAACGCCTCTACATGAAGATAATAATATCCGTAAAAACTCAAGTCTTGATTCTTATGTCAGGCTGAAACCGGCCTTTGATCGCAAGCATGGTAGCGTCACAGCGGCTAACAGTACGCCATTAACCGATGGTGCAGCTGCGGTGCTGATGATGAGTGAGTCCCGTGCCAAAGAACTGGGTCTGGAACCGTTGGGGTATCTACGTAGTTTCGCTTTCGCTGCTATTGATGTTTGGGAAGATATGCTGCTCGGGCCATCGTATGCCACGCCACTGGCGTTAGATCGTGCTGGCATTACCCTAGCCGATCTCACCTTGATCGATATGCACGAGGCCTTTGCCTCACAAACGCTGGCTAATCTGAAAATGTTCGCCAGTAATGAGTTTGCCCAACAGAAATTGGGTCGTGAACAGGCGATTGGTGAGGTCGATATGGAAAAATTCAATGTATTGGGGGGATCTATTGCCTACGGGCATCCTTTTGCTGCGACGGGAGCGCGTATGATTACCCAGACTTTGCGTGAGCTTAAACGTCGCGGTGGTGGATTAGGATTGGCCACGGCCTGTGCGGCCGGGGGATTGGGTGCTGCGATGATCGTAGAGGTAGAATAA
- the prmB gene encoding 50S ribosomal protein L3 N(5)-glutamine methyltransferase — translation MDKIFVEEAVNELHTIQDMLRWTVSRFNAANIYYGHGTDNPWDEAVQLVLPSLFLPLDIPEDMRTARLTSSERQRIVERVIRRVNERIPVAYLTNKAWFCGLEFYVDDRVLVPRSPIGELINNRFSALLPHSPRHILDMCTGSGCIAIACGYAFPEAEVDAVDISSDVLAVTERNIQTHGVENQVIPIRSDLFRDVPAIQYDLIVTNPPYVDAEDMADLPQEFRREPELGLAAGTDGLKLVRRILACAPDFLSNDGVLICEVGNSMVHLMEQYPDIPFTWLEFDNGGDGVFMLTKQQLVDCKDHFSIYRS, via the coding sequence GTGGACAAAATTTTCGTCGAGGAAGCAGTAAATGAACTGCACACCATTCAAGATATGCTGCGCTGGACCGTAAGCCGCTTCAATGCTGCCAATATCTACTATGGCCACGGAACGGATAATCCGTGGGACGAAGCTGTGCAATTGGTTTTGCCCAGTCTGTTCCTGCCGTTAGATATTCCTGAAGATATGCGCACCGCACGTTTGACCTCCAGCGAGCGTCAACGCATCGTTGAACGTGTTATTCGCCGTGTCAATGAACGTATCCCGGTCGCTTACCTCACCAATAAAGCCTGGTTTTGCGGTCTGGAGTTTTATGTTGATGACCGCGTACTGGTGCCACGTTCACCGATTGGCGAATTGATTAACAATCGTTTTAGTGCACTGCTTCCTCACTCGCCGCGCCATATTCTGGATATGTGTACCGGCAGTGGCTGTATTGCCATCGCATGTGGTTACGCTTTTCCTGAAGCAGAAGTGGATGCAGTGGATATTTCTAGCGATGTGTTGGCAGTGACCGAACGTAATATCCAGACGCATGGAGTTGAAAATCAGGTCATCCCGATCCGCTCCGACCTATTCCGTGATGTCCCAGCAATCCAGTATGATTTGATCGTCACCAATCCACCTTACGTTGATGCGGAAGATATGGCCGATCTGCCCCAAGAGTTCCGCCGTGAGCCTGAGTTGGGCTTGGCTGCGGGTACTGATGGCCTAAAACTGGTTCGCCGTATTTTGGCCTGCGCTCCAGATTTTTTGAGCAATGATGGCGTGTTGATTTGTGAAGTAGGCAACAGCATGGTGCATCTGATGGAGCAATATCCTGATATTCCTTTCACCTGGCTGGAGTTTGATAATGGCGGCGATGGCGTATTTATGCTGACTAAACAACAGTTAGTTGATTGTAAAGATCATTTCAGTATCTACCGTAGCTAA
- the fadL gene encoding long-chain fatty acid transporter FadL produces MSQKNLFTKSALAAAVAIISSNVYAAGFQLNEFSAIGLGRAYSGEGAVADTAASASRNPATMMMFDRPSLSAGAVFINPNVNISGTSPSGASLDADNIAPTAWVPNLHYVHPINDQWAVGASATSNFGLSTEFDEAYTAGPFAGKTELTTINLNLSGAYRLNKQFSFGLGFNAVNADAKLERYAGESGARLGLPANTQISKLEGNDWGYGWNAGILYEVDENNRYGFTYRSEVKIKFKGDYSSQLSSSLNPLQPSTGLPWGTNGAVIPGKLDLHLPEMWELSGYNKVAPQWAIQYSMAYNSWSRFQELRANGNDGRTLFVKHEGFRDSYRMGLATTYTHDANWTFRSGIAFDQSPVPAQNRSISIPDQNRTWLTVGASYAINKDASIDAGIAYMHGQKVTIKEGPYTFDSEGTAWLYGAGFNYRF; encoded by the coding sequence ATGAGCCAGAAAAACCTGTTCACTAAATCAGCTCTCGCAGCTGCAGTGGCAATTATCTCTTCCAACGTCTATGCAGCCGGATTCCAACTGAACGAGTTTTCAGCCATTGGTTTGGGTAGAGCCTATTCTGGTGAGGGTGCAGTAGCGGATACGGCTGCGTCAGCAAGTCGTAACCCAGCAACAATGATGATGTTTGATCGCCCTTCTCTCTCTGCTGGTGCCGTCTTTATCAATCCAAACGTTAATATTTCTGGTACATCCCCTTCAGGTGCCAGCCTGGATGCCGATAATATTGCACCAACTGCTTGGGTTCCTAACCTGCATTATGTCCATCCAATCAATGATCAATGGGCTGTAGGTGCTTCCGCAACCAGTAACTTTGGTTTATCCACCGAGTTTGATGAAGCTTATACCGCAGGCCCTTTCGCGGGTAAAACCGAACTCACCACCATCAACCTCAACCTGAGTGGTGCTTATCGTCTGAACAAACAATTCAGTTTTGGTTTAGGCTTTAATGCGGTTAATGCTGACGCCAAGCTTGAGCGCTATGCGGGTGAAAGCGGTGCTCGCCTGGGGCTGCCAGCAAATACACAGATTTCCAAGCTTGAAGGCAATGACTGGGGCTACGGTTGGAATGCTGGCATACTGTATGAAGTTGATGAAAATAACCGCTACGGCTTTACCTATCGCTCAGAAGTGAAAATTAAGTTCAAAGGCGATTACAGCAGTCAGCTGTCTTCAAGCCTGAATCCATTGCAGCCTTCAACCGGATTACCTTGGGGAACCAATGGCGCGGTCATTCCTGGCAAACTGGATCTGCACCTGCCTGAAATGTGGGAACTCTCCGGCTATAACAAAGTGGCTCCACAGTGGGCGATCCAGTACAGCATGGCCTACAATAGCTGGAGCCGGTTCCAAGAATTACGCGCGAATGGCAACGATGGTAGAACCCTATTCGTAAAACACGAAGGCTTCCGCGACTCCTACCGTATGGGGTTGGCTACAACCTATACACATGATGCTAACTGGACTTTCCGTAGTGGTATCGCATTCGATCAGAGTCCAGTTCCTGCGCAAAACCGTTCTATCTCTATCCCGGATCAGAACCGTACCTGGCTAACTGTCGGTGCGTCGTATGCAATCAATAAAGATGCCTCCATCGATGCAGGTATTGCTTATATGCATGGTCAGAAAGTCACCATAAAAGAAGGCCCTTATACTTTCGACTCCGAAGGTACTGCCTGGTTGTACGGCGCTGGCTTTAATTATCGCTTCTAA
- the smrB gene encoding endonuclease SmrB, producing MKNKHPLSKDELQLFKESVSGARKLRQDTIVHPKPKMKNRQMAPQRLLQEQVDASFYFSDEYQPQLDDEGPTRFVRPGFSHFELKKLRRGDYVPDLFLDLHGLTQLQAKQELGALIAACKREHVHCACVMHGHGKHVLKQQTPLWLAQHPDVLAFHQAPKEWGGDAAVLVLIELAI from the coding sequence ATGAAAAATAAGCACCCTTTGAGCAAAGATGAGTTACAGCTCTTTAAAGAGTCGGTATCCGGGGCAAGAAAATTGCGGCAGGACACCATTGTCCACCCAAAACCTAAAATGAAAAACAGGCAGATGGCACCACAGCGTTTGCTACAAGAACAGGTAGACGCCAGCTTTTACTTTTCTGACGAATATCAGCCACAACTGGATGATGAAGGCCCTACACGTTTCGTGCGCCCTGGCTTTAGCCATTTTGAATTGAAAAAACTTCGCAGAGGTGATTATGTCCCTGATCTGTTCCTTGACCTGCACGGGTTGACGCAACTACAAGCCAAACAGGAATTAGGAGCATTAATTGCCGCCTGCAAACGTGAACACGTCCATTGCGCCTGTGTGATGCATGGCCACGGTAAACATGTTCTTAAACAGCAGACACCACTATGGTTGGCGCAACACCCTGATGTGCTCGCATTTCACCAAGCACCTAAAGAGTGGGGAGGGGACGCAGCAGTGTTGGTATTGATAGAGTTGGCCATTTAA
- a CDS encoding YfcL family protein, which yields MIAEFEARILALIDDMVEHASDDELFAGGYLRGHLTLAVAESEEQGEHSAEQLKKRVLSSLDNAIRAGELSPPDQVLVLGMWETLYQAALPAA from the coding sequence ATGATCGCAGAATTCGAGGCGCGCATTCTCGCGCTGATTGATGACATGGTAGAACACGCCAGCGATGATGAACTGTTTGCTGGTGGCTACCTGCGCGGTCATCTGACGTTGGCAGTAGCGGAATCAGAAGAACAGGGAGAGCACAGTGCCGAGCAGCTTAAGAAGCGTGTATTGAGCAGCCTGGATAACGCTATTAGAGCGGGGGAACTTTCTCCTCCTGACCAAGTACTCGTATTGGGTATGTGGGAAACCCTTTATCAGGCAGCGTTACCCGCCGCCTAA
- a CDS encoding elongation factor P hydroxylase, which yields MSDRHQYTQLIEIFNQCFSEDYNTRLVKGDDEPIYLPADEQYPYHRIVFAHGFYASGMHEISHWCIAGAERCKLVDFGYWYCPDGRDAQTQSEFEAVEIKPQALEWMFCVAANFPFNVSCDNLNGDCEPDRITFQRKVRLRVLELLEKGIPTRPARFIRALQSFYNTPPLVAEHFPYPEDL from the coding sequence ATGTCAGATAGACACCAATATACGCAACTGATTGAAATTTTTAATCAGTGCTTTAGCGAAGATTACAATACCCGCCTGGTGAAAGGCGATGATGAGCCCATCTATCTACCTGCTGATGAACAATATCCCTATCACCGTATCGTCTTTGCGCACGGATTCTACGCCAGTGGAATGCATGAGATTTCCCACTGGTGTATTGCTGGGGCTGAGCGGTGCAAGCTAGTGGACTTTGGTTACTGGTATTGCCCGGACGGGCGTGATGCTCAGACGCAAAGCGAATTTGAGGCGGTTGAGATCAAACCACAGGCTTTGGAATGGATGTTCTGCGTTGCCGCAAATTTTCCGTTCAACGTAAGTTGTGACAATCTTAATGGCGATTGTGAGCCAGACCGTATTACCTTTCAGCGCAAAGTGCGTCTGCGCGTATTGGAACTACTGGAAAAGGGAATACCCACACGGCCTGCGCGCTTTATTCGAGCGTTACAATCGTTTTACAATACCCCTCCGTTGGTGGCTGAGCATTTTCCTTACCCGGAAGACCTCTGA